One window of Paenibacillus sp. FSL K6-3182 genomic DNA carries:
- a CDS encoding histidine kinase, with protein MAPLKKKTPEELLLSIAKLHQGRLKILIGAVSGSGKTYHMLREGTELKRDGIDVVLCAVPRPQSPETLELIEPFERVPSIHWQKDGAEQKDLDLDALVKRDAEVLLIDGLAHRNREDAKFQTRLEDIIFLLGKGISVITTINVYELEGVDQAVLKWTGIRPSCTVPAHTLELADEVRLIDVSPETMLKRFEDGTLGVKPDPAISLRGNLAVLRELSLRLVAEGVNESLEKHREEMGLTGPSGASERILVTAQYHWNGSLYVRRGQQIARRLNGDVVVVSFKEPQKKLSKEEQAFKASIKKLTVKVGGTFEELPLQSRRRLPSALVRYAEEHQVTRIVMGHSKQSRWQQLKQGSIVDSVLRKLKQIDLFLMADRSEQEGERILPVKQRSDSRKALFRRFSPDEREQQMESMRRGSFNLYIGAAPGVGKTYRMLAEANMMYQKGIDVVIGIVETHGREDTLKQIGELPIIARQTIQYRGTQLEEMDVEAIVSRNPDVVLVDELAHTNVPGSLRKKRYEDVIYLLQKGISVISTMNVQHIESLNDAIEQVTGVRVRETVPDAIIRLADQVELIDVTPQMLQQRMRDGKIYAKAKVEQALGAFFTTGNLIALRELALRELADDVDERLEAWDRNQTLRGTLRRREVIFVGIDILADAERLIRRGFRIAYRLKAQWHVHHVQDGAPWTDEAINKRDLLMKLTERLGGVFEMSKAESREHIAGTLLTAANRIKATQLIVGQPSRKAWYASFRGNIVRELLQAGRHMDMLIVANRITDKH; from the coding sequence ATGGCTCCGCTGAAAAAGAAAACGCCAGAGGAGCTGCTGCTCTCCATCGCAAAGCTGCATCAAGGACGTCTGAAAATACTCATTGGAGCGGTAAGCGGTTCAGGCAAAACGTATCATATGCTGCGAGAAGGAACAGAGCTGAAGCGAGATGGCATTGATGTTGTTCTTTGCGCGGTTCCTAGGCCGCAGAGTCCGGAGACGCTCGAATTGATTGAACCTTTCGAGCGTGTGCCAAGCATCCATTGGCAGAAGGATGGTGCAGAGCAAAAGGATCTTGATCTGGATGCTTTGGTTAAGAGGGACGCTGAGGTGCTGCTCATAGATGGGCTAGCCCATCGCAATCGAGAAGATGCAAAGTTTCAAACGCGGCTAGAAGATATTATTTTTTTGCTTGGCAAGGGCATAAGCGTTATTACAACAATCAATGTGTATGAGCTCGAGGGTGTAGATCAGGCTGTTCTCAAATGGACGGGGATTCGTCCGAGCTGCACCGTGCCTGCTCATACGCTTGAGCTTGCTGATGAGGTTAGGCTGATTGATGTATCTCCTGAAACGATGCTTAAGCGGTTTGAGGATGGAACGCTCGGCGTAAAGCCCGATCCTGCAATTTCTCTGCGGGGAAATCTTGCGGTTCTGCGAGAGCTGTCGCTGCGGCTCGTCGCAGAGGGAGTCAATGAGTCGCTGGAGAAGCATCGGGAGGAGATGGGGCTCACGGGTCCGTCGGGTGCTTCCGAGCGTATTCTGGTAACCGCACAATATCATTGGAACGGCTCTTTATATGTAAGAAGAGGGCAGCAAATTGCCCGCAGGCTTAATGGAGATGTCGTAGTCGTTTCCTTTAAGGAGCCGCAAAAAAAACTGTCCAAGGAAGAGCAGGCTTTTAAAGCTTCAATAAAGAAGCTTACTGTTAAAGTAGGGGGCACATTTGAGGAGCTGCCGTTGCAAAGCCGCCGTCGTTTGCCGTCCGCTCTAGTAAGGTACGCAGAGGAGCATCAGGTTACTCGCATCGTTATGGGCCATTCCAAGCAGAGCAGATGGCAGCAGCTGAAACAGGGCTCGATTGTTGACAGCGTGCTGCGCAAGCTCAAGCAGATCGATTTATTTCTTATGGCAGACCGCTCAGAGCAAGAAGGCGAGCGGATTTTGCCTGTTAAGCAAAGAAGTGATTCGCGGAAAGCGTTGTTTCGAAGGTTCAGCCCAGATGAGCGCGAGCAGCAAATGGAATCCATGAGAAGAGGCAGCTTCAATCTATATATCGGGGCTGCGCCAGGCGTCGGGAAAACGTATCGGATGCTTGCTGAAGCGAACATGATGTATCAGAAAGGTATAGATGTTGTTATTGGCATCGTGGAAACACATGGGCGCGAGGATACCTTGAAGCAGATTGGAGAGCTGCCGATTATCGCTAGGCAAACGATTCAATATCGAGGTACTCAGCTCGAAGAGATGGATGTTGAAGCGATAGTTAGCAGAAATCCCGATGTTGTGCTGGTGGATGAGTTAGCTCATACGAATGTGCCGGGCAGCTTGAGGAAGAAGCGTTATGAGGATGTCATTTATTTGCTGCAAAAGGGAATATCGGTTATTTCGACGATGAATGTGCAGCATATTGAAAGCTTGAATGACGCCATTGAACAGGTTACTGGCGTTCGTGTTAGAGAAACGGTACCCGATGCGATCATAAGGCTGGCAGATCAAGTAGAGCTGATCGACGTGACACCGCAAATGCTACAGCAGCGTATGAGAGATGGGAAAATATATGCCAAAGCCAAAGTGGAACAAGCGCTCGGTGCTTTTTTTACGACGGGCAATTTAATTGCGCTGCGAGAGCTTGCCCTTCGCGAGCTTGCTGATGATGTGGATGAACGGCTTGAAGCATGGGATCGCAATCAGACGCTGCGTGGAACGCTGCGCCGAAGAGAGGTCATCTTTGTCGGCATCGATATTCTCGCGGACGCAGAGCGGCTTATTCGGCGGGGCTTCCGCATCGCGTATCGGCTGAAGGCGCAGTGGCATGTGCATCATGTGCAGGATGGCGCACCTTGGACAGACGAGGCGATCAATAAGCGTGATCTGTTGATGAAGTTGACCGAGAGACTTGGCGGAGTATTTGAAATGTCCAAAGCGGAGAGCAGGGAGCATATTGCGGGTACACTTCTAACGGCAGCCAATCGCATCAAAGCAACGCAGCTTATCGTCGGGCAGCCTAGCAGAAAGGCGTGGTATGCAAGCTTTCGCGGCAATATCGTCCGTGAATTACTGCAAGCCGGCCGTCATATGGATATGCTCATTGTGGCGAACCGGATTACGGATAAACATTAA
- the kdpC gene encoding potassium-transporting ATPase subunit KdpC, which translates to MNEQAKNTSRFQLSSLMIPLRISIIFMIICGIIYPLASTGAAQLLFPKQANGSLIKDSSGQVVGSELIGQSFVDPKWFQGRVSSIDYNAAGSGSNNFGPSNPALIERTKASIEAWKAQNPDVPVSQLPIALITNSGSGLDPHITPQSADVQIARISKLTGVSPAELEQLVKANTEGRDLGVFGDERVNVLKLNIALSKMLGE; encoded by the coding sequence ATGAATGAACAAGCGAAAAACACTTCACGATTCCAGTTGTCATCGTTAATGATACCTTTACGAATCAGCATCATATTTATGATTATTTGCGGCATTATTTACCCGCTTGCAAGCACGGGAGCAGCTCAGCTGCTGTTCCCTAAGCAAGCGAATGGAAGCCTTATAAAGGATAGCTCTGGCCAAGTGGTTGGTTCAGAGCTGATCGGCCAAAGCTTTGTTGATCCGAAATGGTTTCAAGGACGTGTATCAAGCATTGACTATAATGCTGCCGGTTCTGGATCGAACAATTTTGGACCATCCAATCCTGCTCTAATTGAAAGGACCAAAGCTTCCATTGAGGCTTGGAAGGCACAAAATCCAGATGTACCGGTTTCCCAGCTGCCGATCGCTTTAATTACGAACTCGGGCTCAGGCCTTGATCCGCATATTACGCCACAGTCGGCTGATGTACAGATCGCAAGAATCAGCAAGCTGACCGGCGTGTCGCCAGCAGAGCTTGAGCAATTGGTTAAAGCAAATACGGAAGGCCGCGATTTAGGCGTTTTCGGTGACGAACGGGTTAATGTGTTGAAGCTGAATATCGCATTGTCAAAAATGTTGGGGGAATAG
- a CDS encoding Glu/Leu/Phe/Val dehydrogenase yields MASQTGAIVQQSLNALMGDPAFLPNLQAQAREQAFLSLAAILSTPNKVHKAFLRITVDNGNVVRIPAYRIQHNDTLGPYKGGIRFHESVSEDEVTNLAALMTLKNALHEVPFGGGKGGVVINPRSYSARELYLICKKYVQYFSDVLGPDKDIPAPDMGTGEREMDWMMAEYKSIHPGHPYLGSFTGKSVINGGSLGRREATGKGVYFTFRYMLYDFLKEQSSWLAGSTNPFVQTALAHADKPLSIAVQGFGNVGSVAAMEAYKCSYLNNKVVAVSDRNVTLYNPDGLSVPSLLEYASLHQGDLPSDEAALSELDMKAQILGREEVLYLDVDVLILAALEEQVRKDNVDQVKARIIVEGANAPVTGEADEVLTAKGTIIIPDILANAGGVIVSYFEWLQGRETQFFTEEQVYKMLYEKMQTTLNGILPAFFGDPFPLRQNCYNHAVMKLSTVLYRQGKLY; encoded by the coding sequence GCAAGCTTTCTTATCACTTGCTGCTATTCTTTCCACGCCAAATAAAGTTCATAAAGCTTTTTTGCGCATTACGGTAGATAACGGCAATGTCGTTCGAATTCCGGCCTATCGCATACAGCATAACGATACACTCGGGCCTTATAAAGGCGGAATTCGGTTTCACGAATCCGTAAGCGAAGATGAAGTAACCAATCTAGCTGCGCTAATGACGCTCAAAAACGCGCTTCACGAGGTGCCTTTCGGCGGAGGTAAAGGTGGAGTCGTTATTAATCCACGCTCCTATTCCGCTAGAGAGCTTTATCTCATTTGCAAAAAATACGTGCAATATTTCAGTGACGTGCTCGGGCCTGACAAAGATATTCCGGCACCTGATATGGGAACCGGCGAGCGTGAAATGGACTGGATGATGGCCGAGTACAAAAGCATTCATCCTGGTCATCCTTACCTCGGCAGCTTCACCGGCAAAAGCGTCATTAACGGCGGATCTTTGGGCCGCAGAGAAGCAACCGGAAAAGGCGTTTATTTCACTTTCCGTTACATGCTTTATGATTTTCTTAAAGAGCAAAGCAGCTGGCTCGCCGGCAGCACAAACCCGTTTGTGCAAACCGCGTTAGCGCATGCGGACAAGCCGCTGTCGATCGCCGTTCAAGGCTTCGGCAACGTTGGATCAGTCGCTGCAATGGAAGCATATAAATGCTCTTATTTAAACAATAAAGTAGTAGCTGTAAGTGATCGCAACGTCACGTTGTACAATCCAGACGGTCTCTCTGTCCCTTCTTTGCTTGAATACGCATCGCTTCACCAAGGTGATTTGCCTTCGGACGAAGCCGCACTGTCTGAGCTTGATATGAAAGCCCAAATTCTTGGCCGCGAAGAGGTCCTTTATTTAGATGTAGATGTGCTTATTCTTGCCGCACTTGAGGAGCAAGTTCGCAAGGACAATGTCGATCAAGTAAAAGCCCGCATCATTGTAGAAGGTGCGAATGCCCCTGTCACTGGCGAGGCTGATGAGGTGCTGACTGCAAAGGGCACCATCATCATTCCCGATATCCTTGCAAACGCCGGCGGTGTTATCGTCTCCTATTTCGAATGGCTGCAAGGGAGAGAAACCCAATTTTTTACCGAGGAACAGGTGTATAAGATGTTGTATGAGAAAATGCAAACAACATTAAACGGCATTCTGCCCGCTTTCTTCGGCGACCCTTTCCCGCTCCGTCAAAATTGTTATAATCACGCGGTTATGAAGCTGTCAACCGTGCTGTATCGTCAAGGCAAGCTTTATTAA
- the kdpB gene encoding potassium-transporting ATPase subunit KdpB: MNKNKKNNLLSGDAVKHAVIDSFVKLNPVTMMKNPVMFVVEVGTVIVLLMTIFPNYFNSQERIGFNITVFFILLFTLLFANFAEAIAEGRGKAQANSLKKSKQEMSANKLVGSSIVVVSSTELRKGDIFIVTQGEMIPGDGEVIEGLASVDESAITGESAPVIKEAGGDFSSVTGGTRVVSDKIKVRMTSDPGESFIDRMIALVEGAKRQKTPNEIALNTLLTSLTIIFVIVVVTLTPIADYLGIHLEIPVLIALLVCLIPTTIGGLLSAIGIAGMDRVTQFNVLAMSGKAVEAAGDINTMILDKTGTITFGNRMASELVPVGGSNLQTLSSWAAISSLKDETPEGRSVLEWMKKQGLSYDASLAEGGEFIEFKAETRMSGIDLANGRRVRKGSVDAVRKWVASQGGTIPSDLENISNTIATLGGTPLAVAVDNQIFGVIYLKDTVKPGMKERFDQLREMGIKTIMCTGDNPLTAATIAHEAGVDDFIAESRPEDKIAVIRREQAEGKMVAMTGDGTNDAPALAQADVGLAMNSGTIAAKEAANMVDLDSDPSKIIEVIAIGKQLLMTRGALTTFSIANDIAKYFAIIPAMFMLAIPEMGVLNIMNLGSPLSAILSALIFNAIIIPLLIPLAIKGVAYKPMSGAKLLSRNVFIYGLGGVIVPFVGIKLIDFAVHLWI, from the coding sequence ATGAATAAAAATAAGAAGAATAATTTGCTGTCGGGAGATGCGGTTAAACATGCCGTCATAGATAGCTTTGTGAAATTAAATCCAGTTACGATGATGAAAAATCCAGTTATGTTTGTTGTCGAGGTAGGGACGGTTATCGTTCTGCTGATGACTATTTTTCCAAATTACTTTAATTCTCAAGAACGCATAGGCTTTAATATTACCGTGTTTTTCATCCTGCTTTTCACACTGCTGTTCGCAAACTTTGCTGAAGCCATTGCAGAGGGCAGAGGCAAGGCACAGGCCAATTCGCTCAAAAAATCTAAGCAGGAAATGAGCGCCAATAAGCTCGTCGGCAGCTCTATTGTAGTCGTATCATCAACGGAGCTCCGCAAAGGCGATATTTTCATCGTCACGCAAGGTGAGATGATTCCTGGTGATGGCGAGGTCATTGAAGGGCTGGCTTCCGTAGATGAATCAGCGATTACAGGTGAATCGGCGCCAGTTATTAAAGAAGCTGGAGGAGATTTCAGCTCGGTTACAGGCGGTACAAGGGTTGTGAGTGACAAAATTAAAGTGCGCATGACGAGTGACCCCGGGGAGTCATTCATCGATCGGATGATTGCCCTTGTTGAAGGAGCGAAACGTCAGAAGACGCCTAATGAAATTGCGCTCAATACACTTTTGACTAGCTTAACGATTATTTTCGTAATTGTAGTTGTTACATTGACACCAATCGCTGACTATTTGGGTATCCACTTAGAAATTCCAGTATTAATCGCGCTGCTCGTATGTTTGATTCCGACGACCATCGGCGGACTATTATCAGCAATCGGCATTGCTGGGATGGATAGAGTAACTCAGTTTAATGTACTGGCTATGTCAGGTAAGGCTGTTGAAGCAGCAGGGGACATTAATACGATGATTTTGGATAAAACCGGAACGATCACGTTCGGCAACCGGATGGCAAGCGAGCTTGTGCCTGTCGGTGGCAGCAATCTTCAAACTTTATCGAGTTGGGCGGCTATTAGCTCGCTTAAGGATGAAACGCCTGAAGGCCGTTCTGTGCTTGAATGGATGAAGAAGCAGGGCTTAAGCTATGATGCTTCACTTGCAGAAGGCGGCGAATTTATTGAATTCAAAGCAGAGACGCGAATGAGCGGCATTGATCTGGCAAACGGCCGCCGAGTTCGGAAGGGCTCTGTCGATGCGGTTCGGAAGTGGGTAGCTTCACAGGGGGGGACCATCCCATCCGATTTAGAAAATATTTCGAATACGATTGCTACATTAGGCGGTACACCGCTCGCAGTAGCTGTTGATAACCAAATCTTTGGTGTTATCTATTTGAAGGATACCGTTAAGCCAGGAATGAAGGAAAGATTCGATCAGCTGCGAGAGATGGGCATCAAAACGATTATGTGTACGGGAGACAATCCGCTTACTGCAGCAACCATCGCACATGAAGCGGGAGTCGACGATTTTATTGCGGAGAGCAGGCCGGAAGACAAAATAGCTGTTATACGCCGTGAACAAGCCGAAGGAAAAATGGTTGCGATGACTGGTGACGGTACAAACGATGCTCCTGCACTTGCCCAAGCGGATGTGGGTCTTGCTATGAACAGCGGGACGATTGCTGCAAAAGAAGCTGCCAATATGGTGGACTTGGATTCGGACCCTTCCAAAATTATTGAAGTCATTGCTATCGGCAAGCAGCTGCTTATGACAAGAGGGGCACTGACTACTTTTAGTATCGCTAATGATATCGCCAAATATTTTGCAATCATTCCAGCGATGTTCATGCTTGCCATTCCCGAGATGGGCGTTCTAAACATTATGAATTTAGGTTCTCCATTGTCTGCTATTCTGTCGGCGCTTATTTTTAACGCCATTATTATTCCGCTGCTTATCCCGCTTGCCATTAAAGGCGTAGCGTACAAACCGATGAGCGGAGCCAAATTGCTTAGCCGCAACGTATTCATTTATGGTCTGGGCGGTGTCATTGTTCCGTTCGTTGGCATTAAACTCATCGACTTTGCAGTGCATTTATGGATTTAA
- a CDS encoding helix-turn-helix domain-containing protein has protein sequence MDQSNLCPRFQKGMELISKRWTGLIIFQLLSGPQRFCAVQSALPISGRLLSERFKELENEGIVDRHVYPEIPVRIEYSLTEKGLALEPIIREIQVWSQDWIEPITKV, from the coding sequence ATGGATCAATCTAACCTTTGTCCCCGTTTTCAGAAGGGAATGGAACTTATAAGCAAGCGTTGGACCGGCCTTATCATATTCCAGCTTTTGTCCGGCCCGCAGCGCTTCTGCGCCGTTCAGTCCGCCCTTCCGATCAGCGGCAGATTGCTGTCAGAACGTTTCAAAGAGCTAGAGAATGAAGGTATTGTCGATAGACATGTTTACCCTGAAATACCTGTACGCATAGAATATTCATTAACGGAAAAAGGCCTTGCTCTTGAGCCGATTATCCGTGAAATACAAGTGTGGTCTCAAGACTGGATTGAACCGATAACCAAAGTCTAA
- a CDS encoding aldolase catalytic domain-containing protein, translating into MQSKTSHCKIVDCTIRDGGLVNNWDFSVEFVQHLYQSLNEAGVDYMEIGYKNSPKLLKGAESAGPWRFLNDDFLKKVIPNKGNTKLSALVDIGRVDENDILPRSESLLDLIRVACYIQDVDKALELVKVFHDRGYETTINIMALSNVMENQLIEAFQLINESVVDVVYVVDSYGSLKPSDMSYLVDKFRHHLPNKRLGVHAHNNLQLAFANTLLAAEQGVELLDASVYGMGRAAGNCNTELLVSELQNTKYNIRPVLDMIEKYMVPLREKEEWGYIIPYMITGILDEHPRSAMALRDSADKDKGVEFYDRLTTPEIAHGK; encoded by the coding sequence ATGCAATCAAAAACAAGCCACTGTAAAATTGTTGACTGCACGATCCGTGATGGCGGACTCGTAAATAATTGGGATTTTAGTGTCGAGTTCGTTCAGCATTTGTATCAAAGCTTGAACGAAGCCGGCGTCGATTATATGGAAATCGGCTACAAAAACTCTCCAAAACTGCTTAAGGGTGCTGAAAGTGCAGGACCTTGGCGTTTTCTAAATGATGATTTCTTGAAAAAAGTTATCCCTAACAAAGGAAATACGAAGCTTTCCGCACTTGTTGATATCGGTCGTGTTGACGAGAACGACATTTTGCCGCGCAGCGAGAGCTTGCTTGATCTGATTCGCGTTGCTTGCTACATCCAAGATGTAGATAAAGCGCTTGAACTGGTTAAAGTATTCCATGATCGCGGATACGAAACGACAATTAACATTATGGCTCTCTCTAACGTAATGGAGAACCAGCTTATTGAAGCTTTCCAGCTTATCAATGAGAGCGTAGTTGACGTTGTTTACGTCGTTGACTCCTATGGCAGCTTGAAGCCAAGCGATATGAGCTACCTCGTTGACAAGTTCCGTCACCATTTGCCTAACAAACGTCTAGGCGTTCATGCACACAACAATTTGCAGCTTGCATTTGCTAACACACTGCTAGCAGCAGAACAAGGCGTTGAGCTGCTTGATGCATCTGTTTATGGCATGGGCCGCGCAGCGGGCAACTGCAACACGGAGCTATTGGTATCCGAGCTTCAAAACACGAAATACAACATCCGTCCTGTCCTTGATATGATCGAGAAGTACATGGTTCCGCTTCGCGAGAAGGAAGAGTGGGGTTACATCATTCCTTACATGATTACAGGTATTTTGGATGAGCATCCACGTTCCGCTATGGCGCTTCGTGATTCTGCAGACAAAGATAAAGGCGTAGAGTTTTATGATCGCCTTACAACGCCTGAAATTGCTCACGGCAAATAA
- a CDS encoding GTP cyclohydrolase II produces the protein MIKPNIAALIKNKLKRTQSGNDDIYVIGPVKLPVDLDGETKIFHWYSWLRKEAGEELSPEQLVDDLNRFSYADLQQSSVLVYGDFENNEDALIRMHSICHTGDIFGSARCDCGFQLKQSMRIIIEHGTGALFYLANHEGRGIGLFSKAIAYLLQEDGFDTVDANTELGFADDSRDYSDAIAVLKLLRKHPVSIITNNPRKVDALRKSGMNVAGRVPLWGNSSTYNEKYIQTKMKRSGHYGQEPHTLVK, from the coding sequence ATGATTAAACCTAATATAGCAGCACTTATTAAAAATAAACTAAAACGTACGCAAAGCGGCAATGATGACATTTATGTGATCGGTCCTGTTAAGCTTCCTGTCGACCTTGACGGAGAAACCAAGATTTTTCATTGGTACAGCTGGCTCCGCAAAGAAGCAGGCGAGGAGCTGTCTCCCGAGCAGCTCGTTGATGATTTAAATCGATTCTCTTATGCGGATCTGCAGCAATCAAGCGTTCTCGTATATGGCGATTTTGAAAATAATGAAGACGCGCTAATTCGGATGCACAGCATCTGCCATACAGGCGATATCTTCGGAAGCGCAAGATGTGATTGCGGCTTTCAGTTAAAGCAATCGATGCGGATCATTATAGAGCATGGCACGGGGGCGCTCTTTTATTTAGCCAATCATGAGGGCCGTGGAATTGGTTTGTTCAGTAAAGCGATTGCCTACTTGCTTCAAGAGGATGGGTTCGATACGGTTGATGCGAATACAGAGCTTGGTTTCGCAGATGATTCACGCGATTATAGTGATGCAATTGCTGTACTTAAGCTGCTGAGGAAGCACCCGGTATCGATCATTACCAACAATCCGCGGAAAGTGGATGCACTGCGCAAATCGGGCATGAACGTGGCGGGTAGAGTGCCATTATGGGGCAATTCCTCTACTTATAATGAAAAATATATCCAAACGAAAATGAAGCGATCGGGTCATTATGGACAAGAGCCTCATACGCTTGTTAAATAA
- a CDS encoding class III extradiol ring-cleavage dioxygenase, with amino-acid sequence MNPLFLAHGSPMLAVEQNEYSEFLKQTGASLKPDAIVIFTAHWETDIVTISSKDDEYETIYDFYGFPDELYQIKYAAKGSVRVAEHVGHLLSENNIQVAYDNERGLDHGSWTMLKHMFPKADIPVVQISVNPYRAPEEQFRIGEALRSLSSQNILLIGSGVTVHNLRAVNWGQKEPESWAVQFDDWLIEKMNKHDTNSLFQYEQLAPHAKMAVPREEHFVPLYIALGSGSPESAPKVIYRSYEFGTLSYLCMQF; translated from the coding sequence ATGAATCCTTTATTTCTAGCGCATGGATCACCGATGCTCGCTGTCGAGCAAAATGAATATAGCGAATTTCTGAAACAAACAGGTGCGAGTCTAAAGCCGGATGCGATCGTTATTTTCACGGCGCATTGGGAGACGGATATCGTTACGATTTCATCCAAGGATGATGAATATGAAACGATTTATGACTTTTATGGTTTTCCTGATGAGCTCTACCAGATCAAATATGCTGCTAAAGGCTCAGTAAGAGTCGCTGAGCATGTTGGCCATTTGCTGAGTGAAAATAATATTCAGGTAGCATATGATAATGAAAGAGGACTGGATCATGGCTCATGGACGATGTTGAAGCATATGTTCCCGAAGGCGGATATTCCTGTCGTGCAGATTTCTGTAAATCCATATCGTGCTCCAGAGGAGCAGTTCCGAATTGGCGAGGCGCTGCGCAGCTTGAGCTCACAAAATATTTTGCTCATTGGCAGCGGCGTGACCGTTCATAATCTTCGTGCTGTAAACTGGGGACAGAAGGAGCCGGAGAGCTGGGCTGTCCAGTTTGATGATTGGCTAATAGAGAAAATGAATAAGCACGATACAAATTCGCTATTTCAGTATGAACAGCTTGCTCCGCATGCTAAAATGGCAGTACCCCGTGAAGAGCATTTTGTTCCATTATATATAGCTTTAGGCAGCGGCAGCCCAGAGTCAGCTCCAAAGGTCATTTATCGAAGCTATGAATTTGGTACGCTCAGCTACTTATGCATGCAATTTTAA
- a CDS encoding VWA domain-containing protein: MKAGHSLNKDVRQRKRLGWISVVLVALVLVLSACSSSKNDASNSGNRDMKYKSSSESGAPSKGEATTSHEDRKSISVEPLRQKEGGKRGYSNPDQVEQAGQLTAGEWDDLAAWDRFGNLLNSQEGDSSKRVWQFWNFNRLEVIVTAGGKAVSDAQVELYAGKKTIWKARTNTEGRAYVYAGLFESDTANLGRYTVKVQSGQESKTTQEMDIPQQGSIKVDLSKSTALSDQVDIMFVVDTTGSMEDELNYLEAELKDVVKRVSDEHANQLGIRISANFYKDKHDDYIVKPYPFTTDINKVIDQFSKQKADGGGDYPEAVDQALRDALHEHEWSKDARARLLFLVLDAPPHDEPQVIDEIKQLTEDAAEQGVRIIPVASSGVSAETEYLMRFMATATGGTYLFLTDDSGIGSDHLEPAVGEYEVKLLNDLLVEVINRYVQQ, translated from the coding sequence ATGAAAGCGGGTCATTCTCTCAACAAGGATGTTAGACAAAGAAAAAGATTGGGCTGGATTTCCGTTGTTTTGGTGGCTCTGGTGCTTGTATTAAGCGCGTGCTCTTCCTCTAAGAATGATGCCTCGAACAGTGGTAACCGAGACATGAAATACAAAAGCAGTTCGGAGAGCGGTGCTCCGAGCAAAGGAGAAGCTACTACAAGTCATGAGGATCGAAAATCCATTAGCGTGGAGCCTCTAAGACAAAAAGAGGGGGGCAAACGCGGGTATTCGAATCCAGATCAAGTAGAGCAAGCAGGCCAATTAACAGCTGGCGAGTGGGATGATTTAGCTGCTTGGGATCGCTTTGGCAATTTACTCAACTCGCAAGAAGGGGATAGCAGCAAGCGGGTATGGCAGTTCTGGAATTTTAACCGCCTTGAGGTTATCGTCACAGCTGGAGGCAAAGCAGTGTCTGATGCACAGGTAGAGCTGTACGCAGGCAAGAAGACGATATGGAAGGCGCGTACAAACACGGAGGGCAGAGCCTATGTGTATGCAGGTTTATTTGAAAGTGATACGGCGAACTTAGGCCGTTATACTGTTAAAGTGCAATCGGGTCAAGAAAGCAAGACGACGCAGGAGATGGACATCCCACAGCAAGGCAGCATTAAAGTTGATTTAAGTAAAAGTACAGCGCTGTCAGATCAGGTAGACATTATGTTTGTTGTGGATACGACTGGCTCCATGGAGGATGAGCTGAATTATTTGGAAGCGGAGCTTAAGGATGTTGTGAAGCGAGTGTCCGATGAGCATGCAAATCAGCTTGGCATTCGTATTAGCGCAAACTTTTACAAAGATAAGCATGATGATTATATCGTTAAGCCGTATCCTTTCACTACGGACATAAATAAAGTGATAGATCAATTTAGCAAGCAAAAGGCGGATGGGGGCGGAGATTATCCCGAGGCTGTTGATCAGGCGCTGCGCGATGCGCTTCATGAGCATGAGTGGAGCAAGGATGCTAGAGCGCGTCTGCTGTTTCTCGTTCTAGACGCACCGCCTCATGATGAACCACAGGTTATCGACGAGATAAAGCAGCTTACAGAGGATGCGGCAGAGCAAGGGGTTAGAATTATACCTGTAGCTTCTAGCGGTGTGAGTGCAGAGACGGAATATTTGATGCGTTTCATGGCAACAGCGACGGGCGGCACCTATTTGTTTTTAACCGATGACAGCGGTATCGGCAGTGATCACCTAGAACCAGCAGTAGGCGAATATGAGGTTAAGCTGCTCAATGATTTGCTTGTTGAAGTCATTAATCGTTATGTTCAGCAGTAG